CTCAGGATCAAGACGTCACAGGAGCTTTGAGGAGAACCAGAAACTCTCTGAGACTTGAGTCCTGATGAAGGCAGACGGCGCGGTGGGAGGACTCACGCTGTCTCAAGGATTCAGTCCGTCAACATTCTGGATCCAGTCTTCAGAGAGTAGAGGCACGACGTCCTTCTGACGTATAAATGTCATTTGGAGATCGTTAACAGAAGTTATGGATTACATCAAAGacgagagcagagcagcagaaacactgagggggtctgaggggtctgaggggtttgagggtctgagggggtctgaggggtctgaggggtctgaggggtctgaggggtctgagaggtctgagggttctgaggggtctgaggggtctgaggggtctgaggggtctgagggtctgaggggtctgagaggtctgaggggtctgagggtctgaggggtctgaggggtctgaggggtctgagggtctgaggggtctgaggggtctgagggtctgagggggtctgaggggtctgagggggtctgagggtctgagggggtctgagggtctgagggtctgaggggtctgagggggtctgagggtctgagggtctgaggggtctgagggtctgagggtctgaggggtctgaggggtttgagggtctgaggggtctgagggtctgaggggtctgagggtctgagggtctgagggtctgagggtctgagggtctgagggtctgaggggtctgagggtctgaggggtttgagggtctgagggggtctgagggtctgagggtctgaggggtctgagggtctgagggtctgagggtctgagggtctgagggtctgagggtctgagggtcttctgagggtctgagggtctgagggtctgaggggtctgagggtctgagggtctgagggtctgagggtctctggctCAGCCGTAGCTGTGGGGGCTCCGTGGGTTGACGGGGGCCGCCTCCTCCCGGCCGCTCTGGCCAATGAGCTGGTAGAGCCGGTGGCTGAGGTTCTGTACCTGGCAGGTTCCCAGGACGCAGCCCACCCTCATCAGCTGCCCGTGCTGGTTGCCGTGGTGACCGGAGTGGGCGTGGCGGCGAGCTCTCGGCGCCCTCGGCTCGGCCGACGACATCCCGGCAGGTCGGGCCCACGTCAGGCTCGGCGGAGCCACCCGGACCCCCGAAGCCGGTCGGAGGCTCAGGACGCCGGGCGGGGGGGCGGCGAAGCCGGTCCGGCTCTCTGACCCCGAGGCCGTGTCCTCCATCTGGGCGGCGAGGCCGGTCCTGGTCTCTGACCCCGAGGCCGTGTCCTCCCTCTGGGCGGCGAGGCCGGTCCTGGTCTCTGACCCCGAGGCCGTGTCCTCCCTCTGGGCGGCGAGGCCGGTCCTGG
This is a stretch of genomic DNA from Pseudoliparis swirei isolate HS2019 ecotype Mariana Trench chromosome 10, NWPU_hadal_v1, whole genome shotgun sequence. It encodes these proteins:
- the adm2a gene encoding protein ADM2a; this encodes MRSLLPLAVCCISLVSLQPPDPARLDLLHELAAQREDTASGSETRTGLAAQREDTASGSETRTGLAAQREDTASGSETRTGLAAQMEDTASGSESRTGFAAPPPGVLSLRPASGVRVAPPSLTWARPAGMSSAEPRAPRARRHAHSGHHGNQHGQLMRVGCVLGTCQVQNLSHRLYQLIGQSGREEAAPVNPRSPHSYG